The segment CGTCGACGCGGTGATGAACGAGGCATCGTCGCTGGCCAGGAAGGCGACGGATGCGGCAAGTTCCTCCGGCTCGGCAAATCGTCCGAGCGGCACGTGGACCAGCCGGCGCTGAGCCTGCTCAGGGTCTTTGGCGAACAGTTCCTTGAGCAGCGGGGTGTTGACGGGGCCAGGACAAAGTGCATTGATCCGGATCCCCTGCCGGGCGAACTCAACGCCGAGCTCGCGACTCATCGCCAGCACGCCGCCTTTGGAGGCGCTGTAGGAGATCTGTGAGGTGGCGGCGCCCATTACGGCTACGAACGACGCCGTGTTGATAATCGATCCCTTGCCCCGTTCCTGCATGTACGGGATCGCATGTTTGCAGCAGTAGTAGATCGAGGTCAGGTTGACCTCCTGCACTCGGCGCCAGGCATCGATCCCGGTGTCCAGGATCGATGCGTCATCCGGGGGTGAAATTCCCGCGTTATTGAACGCGATGTCGACACTCCCGTACGTTTCCTTCGCAGTGGCGTACATGTTCTTCACGTCGTCCTCGTTCGTCACGTCGACCTTGACGAACATGCCGCCGACTTCTGCCGCGGCTTCCTGGCCGGATGTCGGGTCGATGTCCGCGATGACGACACGCGCGCCTTCTGCCGCGAAGCGACGGGCGGTGGCCAAGCCGATGCCGCTGGCACCGCCGGTGATCACGGCGACCCGGCCGGACAGCCGGTTGGAGATAATTTCAGTCAACGTTGCTCCTTGATGTTGAGTCCGGGGTTACCCGGCAGTCGCTGCCGATGTCGAGATGAAAACGTTCTTTGTTTCGGTGAATGCGGCCAGCGCGTCCGGTCCGAGTTCACGGCCGAGACCGGACTGCTTGAAGCCTCCGAACGGGGTCGAGTAACGCACCGAGGAATGCGAGTTCACCGAGAGGTTCCCAGCCTCGACGGCACGGGATACCCGCAGCGCCCGGCCGAGGTTCTCGGTCCAAATCGATCCGGACAGCCCGTAGTTCGTGTCGTTCGCGATGGCGATCGCCTCGGCCTCGTCCTTGAACGGCACAACCGAGACAACGGGGCCAAAGATCTCTTCGGCGAAGTCGCGGCTGGAGGTGGAAGTGGGCGTGAGCACCGTCGGTGCGTACCAGAATCCGGGGCCTTCCGGCGCGGTCCCGCGGAAGGCGACGTTCGCACCATCGACATAGCCGGCGACCGAGCCGCGATGCGCGGCTGAGATCAGCGGACCCATCTCGGTAGCCGGGCTGGAAGGGTCCCCAACCCGAAAATCTGTCACGGCTTGCTCGAAGTGAGCCATGAACTCGTCATAGGCGCTGGCCTCGACCAAAAGCCGGGAGCGCGAACAACAGTCCTGGCCCGAGTTGTCGAAGACTCCGCCCGGAGCCGCTAATGCGGCGGCCTCCAGGTCGGCGTCCGCGAAAACAATATTTGAGTTCTTGCCGCCGAGCTCCAGCGTTACCCGTTTCACCTGATCGGCACAGCCGGCCATGATCCGTTTGCCAACCGCCGTCGACCCCGTGAAAACCACCTTTCGTACAGCCGGGTGGGTGACGAAGCGTTCGCCGACGACCGATCCCTTTCCTGGCAGGACCGTGAAGACGCCATCCGGAAGCCCGGCCTCACGGGCCAGTTCCCCGAGCCGGATAGCGGTGAGCGGGGTCAATTCCGCGGGCTTAAGCACGACCGTGTTTCCCGCGGCCAGCGCAGGTGCAAATCCCCAGCCGGCAATCGGCATCGGAAAGTTCCAGGGCACGATAACTCCGACGACGCCCAAGGGCTCCTGAAAGGTGACATTGATTCCGCCGGCCACCGGGATCTGCTTGCCGAAGAGCCGCTCCGGCGCGGCCGAATAGTAGGTGAGCACGTCCCGGACGTTGGCCGCCTCCCAGCGTGCATTGCCAATGGTGTGGCCCGCGTTGACCACCTCGAGTTGCGCCAGATTCTCGATGTCTGCGTCGACGGCCGCGGCAAACCGGCGGAGCAGCAGTGCCCGATCGGCCGGCGCAACCTCGCGCCAGGATTCGTATGCGTCCGCCGCAGCCGCGACCGCCCGGTCGGTGGCCTCCAGCGAGCTGAGCTCGACCGAGCGGGCAACTTCTTCCGTGGCCGGGTTGATCACGTCGTAGGTCGTCATGGTTTCGACACCTCCGCTTTCTCCATCTGTTCCTGTACCGCGGCAATGAAGCCCCTGAATAGCCTGTCGTCCTGCGGGTTCTGCTCCGGATGCCACTGCACTCCCAGAACCCAGCCTGCCCCGATGGTCTCGACCGCCTCGATGATTCCGTTGTCCGCCGACGCCGTAACCCGCAGGCCGTCGGCCAGCCGATCGATCGCCTGATGGTGGTAGCACGGCGCTGTAGCCGACTCCCCCAACAGATCGCCGGCGATCGAATGCGGTTCGGCGAAAATCTCCACCTCGCCGAACTGGCCGAGCGCTGGTTGGTAGTTGCTGGCCTCGGGAGCGACATCCGGCAGATGCTGGATAAGTGTCCCGCCGAGCGCAACATTGAGAACCTGCGCGCCACGGCAGATGGCGAAAAGTGGCAGCCGCCGGTTCAGCGCCGATACGGTCAGCGCGATGTCATGGTCGTCCCGAAACGGCTGGAAGTACGATGTCGGATGCGGTTCCTCGCCGTAGTTGGCGGGATCGACATCGACGCCGCCCACTATGATCAGGCCGTCGAGCACATCGAGGACGCTAGTATCCGTGCCCACCGGCGGTAAGAGAATCGGCACGCCACCAGCCGCCGCTACTCCACGGACATACGTGGCGGGCAGCACGACGGCGTCGTCATCCCACACGCCCCACCGGGCCTGCTGCAAGTACGTTGTCAGTCCGATTCGCGGCCGACGTCGCTTGCCGGACTCTGTATTGGGTGTCGTCTCCACAGTCATCAGATTAGAGCCGTTCAAAACCACGCACGCGCTCCCAGTCGGTGATAGCGGAGGCAAAAGCGGCGAGTTCAACCCGGGCCGCGTTCACATAGTGATCCACCACGTCACTGCCGAATGCCTCGCGCGCAAGCTCGCTCTTCTCCAGCAGATCAGCCGCGTCGCGCAGTGAGGTCGGCAGCCGCTCGGCATCGCCGATATAGGCATTGCCCTCGGTTATCCCCTCCAACGGAAGCCTGTTGTCGATGCCGTGCAGACCGGCGGCTATCAAGGCGGACACCGCCAGGTATGGGTTGAGGTCTCCGCCGCCGATCCGGCATTCGATTCGCAGCGACGGGCCGTGCCCGACAACGCGGATCGCGCAGCTTCTATTGTCGATGCCCCAGGCGACCGCGGTCGGCGCGAAGCTGCCTTCCACGAAGCGCTTATACGAATTGATATTGGGGGCGAAGAAGTAACCGAATTCCTTCAGGCAGGCCAGCTGGCCCGCTATGAAGCTCTCCATCATCTCGGAGAAGCCGTGCTCGCCGTCACCGGCCAGCACTGTCTCGTCATCGACGCTGCGCAGACTGAGATGGATATGGCAGGAGTTGCCCTCACGCTCGTTGTACTTCGCCATAAAGGTCAGGCTCTTGCCGTGCTGCGCGGCGATTTCCTTCGCGCCAGCCTTGTAGATGCTGTGATTGTCGCAGGATGCCAACGCTTCCTCATACCGGAACGTGATTTCGTGCTGTCCGAGGTTGCACTCTCCCTTCGCGGCCTCGACGTATAGCCCGGCTCCCTCCATGAAGTTGCGGATGTCGCGGAGCAGTGGCTCTACCCTGGCGGTGCCCAGCAGCGAGTAATCGACGTTGTACTGGTTGGCCGGATTCAGACCGCGATACCCGGATTTCCATGCTTCCTCGTAGGGAGTGTCGAAGACGATGAACTCCAGCTCGGTGCCGGCGTGTGCGGCAAGGCCACGTTCCAGCAGCCGGGCCAGCTGGGCTTTGAGGATCTGTCGTGGCGAGGCGACCACGTCAGTGCCATCGGGCCACTCCACGTCGCAAATCACAAGCGCTGAGCCGGGCTGCCACGGAAGCAGGCGCAGGGTTCCAAGGTCGGGCTTCATCACTAGATCGCCATAACCGTTTGCCCAGGATGACATGGCGTAACCATCGACTGTATTCATGTCCACATCGACTGCCAGCAGGTAATTGCAGCCTTCTGCGCCGTGGTGCATTACTTCTTCGATGAAAAACCTGGCGCCGCAGCGCTTGCCCTGCAACCGGCCCTGCACGTCGGTTATCGCGACGACGACGGTGTCGATCTCGCCGGATTCGACGAGGCCCTTCAGCTTCTCCGGCGTGATCATGCCTTTCCGTTCTACCGTCATGAGCAAATCTCCGATCTGGTGGTTGCGTAAATACAGTCGTATCGAGGTTTCATTTCAGTTCCGCCTCAGCCTGCTGGATCTGGGCGAACTCCTCTTCAGGCGCGGTGGCCACGAGCCTGTGTCGGCTGTAGAACCAGAAGTAGCCGAGTGCCAGAACGAAGATTCCCGCGGTGATCGAGGCGGCGAGAACGTCGACGAAGAAGGTGGCGACGACGGCGACCGCCGCGAGCACCAGCGCGATCGACGTTGTGACCGTGCCGCCCGGCGTCCGATAGCCGCGCGGCAGGTTGGGTTCCCGCTTACGGAGCACGATATGCGAGAGGTTCAGCAGAACGTATGACACGGTTGCGCCGAATACCGCAATGTTGATCAGCAGTCCGCCGTTCTGCGTCGTCGCAGCCAGGATGAAACCGATGGTTCCCGGAACGATAAGCGCCAGATAGGGTGTGCGACGCCTGGACGTTAGCGAAAGCCACCGTGGCAGGTAACCCGATCGGGAGAGCGCGAACAGCTGGCGGGAATACGCGAAGATGATCGAGAAGAAGCTGGCAACCAGCCCGGCCAGGCCCGCGTAATTGACGAAACTGGCGAGCCAGGTGTTGCCACCGTAGGCTATCCGGATCGCTTCCGGCAGTGGGTTGTCAGACTCACTCATAGCTTCCGCGCCCGCGGTCCCTGGCACCAGCAGCAGCATCAGCGCACCGAAGACCAGCAGAGTGATCATGGCGACGATGATGCCGCGCGGCATGTCCTTTTTGGGATTCGCCGACTCCTCAGCGGCCAGCGGAACACCTTCCACGGCGAGGAAGAACCAGATGCCGAACACCAGCGCCGCAACCACTCCGGAAAATCCGAACGGCAGGAACTGACTGGCTCCGGCGGCCGCGGTCGGTTCGATATCAAAAAGTTTCGCCGGGTCGAACTTGGCGATCATGCCGAAGACGAACGCGGCGAGGGCAACGACTGCGATAGCGGTGATCACGAACATGACCCGCAGCGCCTCGCCAACACCCCAGATGTGGATGCCTATGAAGATGACGTAACACACCAGGTAGATGACCCACGGCTGGATGCCGCCGAAAAGCCCCAGTGCCTGAACGTAGCCGCCGATAAAAGTGGCAATGGCGGCGGGCGCAACGGCGTACTCGATCAGAATTGCCATCCCAGTGGCGAAGCCGCCCAGGGGGCCGAGTGCTCTGCGGGCGAAGCCGTAGCCGGCGCCGGCCGTCGGCAGGGTTGAAGACAGTTCCGCCAGCCCGAACACCATGCAGGTGTACATCAGGCCCATCAGCAGGAAGGCGATCAGCAGGCCACCCCAGCCACCCACCGCCAGGCCGAGGTTCCATCCGGAGAAGTCGCCGGAAATCACGTAGGCGATGCCGAGTCCTGCTAGCAGTATCCAGCCTGCGGCACCACGTTTCAGCTGACGATCTTTCATGTACTGGTCGTCGACCGACCTGTAGTCCACCCGTTGTTTCGCCACGCCGAACCCGCCTTTGCAGAGGAACTCAATGGTTTGGTTTCAGTCCATAGGATTCGTTCCAGTGTGCTCGCGTGAACATTTGATGGTCAAGCATATTTGCAATACTTCTCGCGGAACGGCCGGAGCAAGGTTCCCCGTCAGCGAACCGAGGGTAGAGTCTGGGACAAGTGATTGGTCCATAAAGGAGCCATATGGCAGAGCTTGCAGGACGAGCAACGGCGTATTCAGCCGCACGCGCCGAGTTGGCAACCCTACGACCGGTACGACAGGGCAACGCCTTCGAGGAAACCATCGAGCGGCTCCTGCAGTCGATCAAACTCGGCACTTTTCGGGTTGGCGACAAGCTGCCACCGGAACGGGAACTTGCCGATCGGCTGCGGGTTTCCCGAGCCACATTGCGTGAGGCATTGTCCGAATTGCAGAAGGCCGAATACCTTGAGGTACGCAGGGGACGCTACGGCGGTGCATATGTTGCGCCTCTTCCGAAAGCGTCCGCTCAGGAACCCCGTCCGGTCGAGCCGTCCGAACTCGAGGATGCGCTGGCCTTCCGCGGCATTATCGAACCTGCCGCAGCCGAACTCGCGGCGAGCATGGAGCTGAGCGCCTCGTCGAGGCGGCACCTGCAAACATGCCTTATTGAAGTGGGGTCCTCCGGCGAGCACCAGTACCGGCAACTGGATTCTCGCCTGCACTTGGCTATAGCGGAAGTAACCGGCGTTCCTAGCCTGGTAGCCGCGGTTGCGGACGTCCGCAGCAGAATCAACGATTATCTTGATCGGATCCCGCTGATCGGTGCCAACCTCGGCAACTCCCAGGAACAGCATGAAGAGATCGTCCGGGCGATACTGGTCGGTGACCCGGCGCAAGCCATGGAAATCAGCAGACGCCACGTCGACGGTACGGCGCTGCTGCTTCGAGGCTTCCTCGCTTAGGCCCCGGCTGGGGCACCTGGCTCAGTCACCCTAGTTCCGACGTGCCTTAAATTTCTCGTTTCCGGGACATCCAGATTCAGGTTACGCGTTCAGTTTGCGCGTTCCGGCTGGCAGCGTGGGCACCAGTAGATTGCTCGGCGCCGGTCCTCGTCGGCGGCTTCGGCGGCTTCGGCGGCTTCGGCGACCGATGATGTGCGGATGATGCTGCCACATCGTCGGCACGGCTGTCCCTCCCGGCGGTAGACCCATAGAGATTTGCCCCGTCGCTCGTCTCCGGTTGTGCACCTGATCGATCTGTTCTTGTTGAATTGCAGCATCCGGAACGCGGTATCGATAAGTTTCGCCGGGTCGGCGATCTGCCGGACCAGAATCTGCGGATGCAGCCCACGCAGGAAGCAGAGTTCGTTCCGGTAGACGTTGCCGACACCCGCCATCACCCGCTGGTCCAACAGGACGGCCCCGACATCCCGGTCCGGCTCGGCCAGGAATCGGGTCAGGGCCTGCCCCGCGTCCCAGTCCGGGCCGAGCAGGTCCGGGCCGAGGTAGGCCAGCAGATCACTCTCTTCCCGCCGCGGCAAGACCTGGAGTGTCCCCAGCGAAAAGCCGACGGCAACCTTGTCCTCGGTTGTGAGTATCGCTCGGGCCTGGAAGGCGGGGCGCCGCCACCGCTCGCCAGGGGCATACACCTGCCACGAGCCCTCCATCTTCAGGTGCGAGTGAACCGTCAGGTCACCGGCCCTGAGCAGCAGGTGTTTTCCGCGGCTCAGCACTCCCTCGACGACTCGTCCGCTGAGATCGACGGTTGCGTATCGCGGCACTCGGAAATCACTCGCCAGCAGTGTTCTTCCGGCAAGCGCTTGGTCGAGCCTGCGCGCGGTCAGCCAGACGGTATCTCCTTCAGGCACGGATCCGCAGGCCTTTGGGACTCGGATAGAAGCCGGCAGCCTCCATCATCACCGCCAACCGGGTTCCGCCGATGTACTCGCCATCGGCCTTCTCCACCACGAGTTTCTCGACCCCGCCGGCCTTCACTGTGCCGGCCAGCGATTCGATGGCGGATTTCAGCGAGTCCTCATCCTCAGTGAAGGTGAGCACTGTCCTGCCGCCCCGCTCGACATAAAGAGTCAGTTCTCCGTCGCACAGCACCACGAGTGCCCCCGCCTTACGTCCGGGCCGGTGCTGGGATTCCGCGGCTTCACGGACCGGCCAGGGCAGGGCGGCACCGTATGGATTGGCCGGGTCGGTCGCTGCAAGCGTGACCGTCTCCAGCGCAGCGACGGCTCTGCTATCGCGCGACTGGTAGCGACGGAGCCGGTCGATGGTCGACGCCGCGGCGAACTGGGCTGCGCCAAGACCTTCGACAAAGTACCCGCGACGGCAGCGGCCGGAATCCTCGAAGCCACTGAGCACCTTGTAGGCAAGCGCGAAACCTCCGGTGATCCCCTCGCTGGTCACCGAGCCGCGCAACACAATTCCGTGCCGGTCCAGAAGTTGTTCGGCCATCGCATGCGCGCGCAGGGTTGGGTCCGGCTCAGGCTCAGGCAGCAGGGACCAGCGCCCTGCCGCCGAGGGCGGCCCGGTCCGACTTGGTACCGCAGCGCGTCCGAGGCCGGAGCGGTACGAGCGGGCCCGCGGCGTTCGGCGTCGAACCGAGTGTGCAGGCTTTCCGCCTCCAATCAATGAGCGCAGCGGCGCGAATGTGTCATTGCTGAGGTATCCGGCCCAGACCAGGTCCCACAGGTCGCTGTGCAATGACTCGTCATCGAGACTGCCGATCGCGTCAGACAGCTGACGGAAGAAGAATGCGCCACCACCGCCAAGGGTGTCGAGAATGTTGCGCTGGCGCTCATTCGGCTCGAATTCCGCGTCCCGCTGCACGCTGAGCGGCAATGTCTCTGCGGGATGGAGGCTGATCCAGCCGTCGCGGCCGGGCAGGCTGCCGGCTCCTGACCAGACGACCTCGCCATTTGCGGTGAGCTCATCCAGCATGGCTGGACTGTAATCGGCAACACGGCTGGCAAGGATCAGGGACTCCCAGGCCGATGCCGGAGCTGGCACGCCTGCCAGCTGGTCGAGCACAGTCAGCACGCCATCGGCCCCGGTCAGCTCGCTGCCAACATGCTGCCAGGCAGGCAGGAACCGGCCCAGTGCGGCCTGTGGGACGGGCTCGACCTCATTGCGCAGGGCCGCGAGCGAGCGACGCCTCAGCTGCGACAGCACAGCGGTGTCGCACCACTCGCTGCCCTGGTGTCCCGGCCGGAACTCCCCTTCGACCACGCGACGATCGGCAGCCAGCCGACGCAGCGTTTCGAGTGCCACCGCCACGCCGATTCCGAACCGGACGGCAACATCGTCGGCGGTGAACGGCCCGTGTGTTCGGGCATAGCGGCCAATCACATCGCCTAGTGGATCTCCGACTGGCTGGAGGAATGCAGCCGGGATGCCGGCGGGAGGCGGCACGCCGAGGCCATCGCGCAACCGGGCGGCATCCTCAATCGGAACCCACCAGAGCCCCCCGGCAAACGGAACTTCAAGGATTCGTTTCGCCGACCTCAGCTCGTCCAGCCATTGCCGCGGATTCAGATCCGAATCGCACCGCGCCGCCACTTCCTCGATGGTCAGCGGTCCGAGGAGCCTCAGCAGGTCGGCGAGTTCCTCTGCCGTTCGCGCCCTGCGGTCCGGCGCGAGGTGCTGCAATTCGCGCTCGGTCTGCCCGATTACCTGCTCGTCGAGCAGCTCACGCAGGTCAGCCCGGCCAAGCAGTTCCGACAGCAGCGTGGTGTCCAGGGACAACGCGGCGGCGCGACGTTCCGCCAGCGGCGAGTCCGAGTCGTACATGAACGATGCGACGTAGCCAAACAGCAGGGCCTGTGCGAACGGAGAGGCTGTTTCAGTCGTCACTTCCGCCAGCGAGATGTCGCGGGCACTGATCCGGCGCGCCAGGCCGAGCAGCGACGGCACATCGTAAACGTCCTGCAGGCATTCCCGCACCGTTTCCAGGATGATCGGAAAGCTCGGATACTTCCGGGCCACATCCAGTAGTTGCGCGGATCGCTGACGCTGCTGCCATAGCGGCGAGCGCCTGCCAGGATTCCGCCGCGGCAACAGCAACGCGCGGGCCGCGCATTCCCGGAAGCGCGACGCGAACAGCGCCGAGCCGCCGACCTGCTCGGTGACAAGTGCTTCGAGCTCTTCCGGCTCGAAGACGAACAGCTCGGCGCCAGGAGGCTCCTCGCCCATGTCCGGCACCCGGAGCACGATGCCGTCGTCGCTGGCGGCGACGGCGCCGTCGATCCCGTAACGCTCCTGCAGACGCGCGCCGATCGCGAGCGCCCACGGAGCATGTACCGGAGTGCCGAAGGGTGAGTGCAGCACGACGCGCCAGTCGCCCAGTTCGTCCCGGAAGCGCTCAACCACGAGCATCCGATCGCTGGGAACGTGCCGGGTGGCGTCCTGCTGTGCCCGGAGGAATGTGACCAGGTTATTTGCCGCCCATTCGTCCAGGCCTGCCGCCTCGGCGCGACGCAAGGCCGTCGTTTTATCGGCGCCGGCGACCTCCCGAGTGAAGACGCCCAGCGCCTCGCCCAGTTCGAACGGCCGGCCAAGGTTGTCGCCGAGCCAGAACGGCAGCCGACCCGGTTGTCCGAATGCCGGGCTCACCAATACCCGGTCGTGGGTGATGTCTTGAATCTTCCAGCTGGTGGCGCCGAGGGCGAATACATCGCCGACCCGCGATTCGTACACCATCTCCTCATCGAGCTCCCCGACGCGCGAGGCCTTCTCCCCCACCATGAATACGCCGAACATGCCCCGATCGGGGATCGTGCCACCGGAGGTTACTGCAAGTCGCTGGGCGCCGGGACGGCCGGTCACAGTTCCGGCCTCGCGGTCCCACACCACCCGCGGGCGCAGCTCGGCAAACTCGTCCGAGGGATATCGACCGGCAAGCAGATCGAGAGTCGCATCGAAAACAGACCTCGGCAGCGTGGCGAAGGGCGCCGCCATCCGCACCGTGGTGAACCAGTCATCGACGTCGAGCGTGTCCATTGCCGCCGCGGCGACGGTTTGCTGGGCAAGCACATCGAGAGGATTCCGTGGAACACTCATCGACTCGATCGCCCGGGCGACCATCCGCTCAGCCGTAACCGCTGCATGCACGAGATCGGTGCGCTGTTTCGGGTAGATCACCCCGCGGGATATCTCGCCGACCTGATGGCCGGCACGGCCGATCCGCTGCAGGCCGCTTGCCACCGACGGCGGCGATTCCACCTGGACGACCAGATCGACGGCGCCCATGTCGATACCGAGTTCGAGGCTGCTGGTCGCGACCACACAGCGAAGCCGTCCCGACTTCAGGTCATCCTCGATCAAAGCCCGCTGTTCCTTGCTGACCGAACCGTGGTGCGCCCTGGCCAGCAGCGGTTCTGCGCCGTAGGACGTCTCGCTTTGCGCCATCATCTGGGCCGGAGGCGGCACGGCCGGCTTCCGGTCGTTCAGGGACGTTCGTCCGGCAAGCTGCGCGGAGTAGATCTCATTGAACCTCGAGGTCAACCGCTCGGCCAGCCGGCGCGAGTTGGCGAACACAATCGATGACTTGTGCTCCAGGACCCGTTTGACAATGCTTTCTTCGACGTGCGGCCAGATCGAATTGTCGGAGTTGTCTGAGTTGTCGGCCTTGTCGGTTCCGGCTACCGGCGGCGATGCGCCCAGCTCGGTCATGTCCTCAACCGGCACGACGACGCGCAGGTCGAAGGTCTTACTAGCCTCCGGCGCGACAACCCGCACCGGGTGTTTGCCACCAAGGAACCGGGCAATCTCCTCTTGTGGTCGTACCGTTGCGGATAGCCCGATCCGCTGCGCCGGACTCTCCAGGATCGCGTCGAGTCGCTCCAGGGACAGGGCCAGATGAGCCCCGCGCTTGGTGCCTGCGACGGCGTGCACCTCATCGACGATGACCGTATCGACGGAGGCGAGGGATTCCCGTGCCGCGGAGGTGAGCATCAGGAACAGCGATTCCGGCGTGGTGATCAGGATGTCGGGCGGTCTGCTGACGAGCGAACGCCGCTCGGCCGGACTGGTGTCACCGGATCGCACGCCGACCCGGACGTGCGGCGCGGGCAGCCCCATGCCGCGTGCTGTCTGGGAGATCCCGACCAGGGGCGCGCGCAGATTACGTTCCACGTCAACGGCGAGGGCCTTCAAGGGCGAGATATAAAGCACCCTGGTCGCGGCCTTGTCCTGCCGGCCGGCCGCGGCTCCGGCGCTCGGTCGGCCAGCGTCGGCGGACTCGGCGTCGGCATCGGTTTCTCCGGCAGCGAGCCGGTCAAGCGCCCAGAGGAAGGCCGCGAGCGTCTTGCCCGAACCGGTGGGTGCGACGACAAGCGCATTGGCGCCCGATGACACGGCATCCCACGCGCCGGCCTGGGCGCTGGTCGGCGCGGCAAACGCGCGGCTGAACCACTCCCTGGTGGCCGGCGAAAACCGCCGCAACACGTCCTCGGTTCTGCTCACCACTCCATGCTGGCACAGACCACCGACAACGCGACCGGCATAAGGCGCGGCCGCAGGCAGCCTCAGGGTCAGCTCGTCCGGTTCGTTTCCGGATCTCCCTCGATCGACTGGTCTTTGCCGCTGATCCGCTTCGTCCACGCCGTCAGGATTTCCGGATCGGTCGGCTTAGTCAGCAGGCTGACCGCGATGTAGACCACAAGTGCAGAACCCAAGCCGTAGTAGATCGGTTCGTTGGCGAAGATGTCACGTACGACCAGCATGGTGCCGATCGTGACGACGCCACCCGCAATCATCGACGCCATCGCGCCCACGATCGTGCCGCGCTTCCACACCAGGCCGCCGATAATCGCAACCAGCAGGCCGCCGACCAGCAGGTCGTAGGCAATCGTCAGCGCGCCGACCACGTCCTGGATCAGGCACGCCAGCCCAAGCATCAGGATGCCGAAGGCGAGGATGTAGAGCCGGTTGCCCCTGATCTCGTCGTGGCTGGATTTCTCCGCGGCGGCGTGCCGCTTGAACAGTGCCGCGACCACGTCCTTGTTCGCAACTGTGGCCGCGGCAATCAGTGTGCCGGAGGAAGTCGACATGATCGCGGCCAACGCGGCGGCCAGAACGAGGCCGGCAAGGGCCGGCGGCAGCGTACCGCCCACGACCTGGGCAAACGCGTCATCTGCCACCTCGAGGTTCGGGATGATGACCTTCGTCGCCATGCCGATCATGGCCCCGGCAACGCCGAATGCCAAGCAGTAGAGACCGGACGTCAGTCCACCCCAGCGCGCAACGCCCGGGCTGCGCGAAGTGAATACCCGCTGCCAGATGTCCTGACCGATCAGCAGGCCGAAGCCGTAGATCACGAAATAGGTCAGGATGGTGCCGCCGCCGATCGCGGTCAGGCTGAAGAACTCCGGAGGCAGCGCGGCCTGCATCCCGCTCCAGCCGCCTGCCTTGCTGATCACGATCGGCAGCAGAATGAAGAAGATGCCGACGGTCATGATCAGGAACTGCACGAAGTCGGTCAGCGTGATCGACCACATTCCGCCCAGAATCGAGTAGATGATCACCACGCTTCCGCCGAGCAGGATGGCCGGAATCCGGTCGATGTCGAAGAGCACGCTGAAGACCGTGCCGTAGGCAACGGTCGAAGTGACGGCGAGAAACAGTGCGTAGAACATCATGATCGTGCCGGACAGCAGCGCCGATCCCCTGCCGTAGCGCAGGTCCAGCATCTGCGGGACGGTATAGACCCGAAGTTTCTGGATCCGGCCGGCGAACAGCAGGCTGAGCACGCAAATCCCGATGCCGATGGCGAACACCAACCACATCCCGGAGATGCCGTGGGTGTAGCCGAGCCCGACTCCGCCGATGGTCGACGCGCCACCGAGCACCACAGCGGCAAGAGTGCCGGAGTACAGGAATGGGCCGAGCCGGCGACCCGCGACGAGGAAGTCCGACTCGCTCTTGGCGCGACTGCGGCCCCAGAGTCCGATGCCGATCATGCCAAGCATGTAGACGACGATGACGACTATGTCCATGGTCAAACCCTTTGTCGTGGCGACCCGCCTATTGCGGGCCGACGCAGTGAACTAACTGGTG is part of the Saxibacter everestensis genome and harbors:
- a CDS encoding FadR/GntR family transcriptional regulator; protein product: MAELAGRATAYSAARAELATLRPVRQGNAFEETIERLLQSIKLGTFRVGDKLPPERELADRLRVSRATLREALSELQKAEYLEVRRGRYGGAYVAPLPKASAQEPRPVEPSELEDALAFRGIIEPAAAELAASMELSASSRRHLQTCLIEVGSSGEHQYRQLDSRLHLAIAEVTGVPSLVAAVADVRSRINDYLDRIPLIGANLGNSQEQHEEIVRAILVGDPAQAMEISRRHVDGTALLLRGFLA
- a CDS encoding DNA-formamidopyrimidine glycosylase family protein, with product MPEGDTVWLTARRLDQALAGRTLLASDFRVPRYATVDLSGRVVEGVLSRGKHLLLRAGDLTVHSHLKMEGSWQVYAPGERWRRPAFQARAILTTEDKVAVGFSLGTLQVLPRREESDLLAYLGPDLLGPDWDAGQALTRFLAEPDRDVGAVLLDQRVMAGVGNVYRNELCFLRGLHPQILVRQIADPAKLIDTAFRMLQFNKNRSIRCTTGDERRGKSLWVYRREGQPCRRCGSIIRTSSVAEAAEAAEAADEDRRRAIYWCPRCQPERAN
- a CDS encoding ATP-dependent helicase; translated protein: MSRTEDVLRRFSPATREWFSRAFAAPTSAQAGAWDAVSSGANALVVAPTGSGKTLAAFLWALDRLAAGETDADAESADAGRPSAGAAAGRQDKAATRVLYISPLKALAVDVERNLRAPLVGISQTARGMGLPAPHVRVGVRSGDTSPAERRSLVSRPPDILITTPESLFLMLTSAARESLASVDTVIVDEVHAVAGTKRGAHLALSLERLDAILESPAQRIGLSATVRPQEEIARFLGGKHPVRVVAPEASKTFDLRVVVPVEDMTELGASPPVAGTDKADNSDNSDNSIWPHVEESIVKRVLEHKSSIVFANSRRLAERLTSRFNEIYSAQLAGRTSLNDRKPAVPPPAQMMAQSETSYGAEPLLARAHHGSVSKEQRALIEDDLKSGRLRCVVATSSLELGIDMGAVDLVVQVESPPSVASGLQRIGRAGHQVGEISRGVIYPKQRTDLVHAAVTAERMVARAIESMSVPRNPLDVLAQQTVAAAAMDTLDVDDWFTTVRMAAPFATLPRSVFDATLDLLAGRYPSDEFAELRPRVVWDREAGTVTGRPGAQRLAVTSGGTIPDRGMFGVFMVGEKASRVGELDEEMVYESRVGDVFALGATSWKIQDITHDRVLVSPAFGQPGRLPFWLGDNLGRPFELGEALGVFTREVAGADKTTALRRAEAAGLDEWAANNLVTFLRAQQDATRHVPSDRMLVVERFRDELGDWRVVLHSPFGTPVHAPWALAIGARLQERYGIDGAVAASDDGIVLRVPDMGEEPPGAELFVFEPEELEALVTEQVGGSALFASRFRECAARALLLPRRNPGRRSPLWQQRQRSAQLLDVARKYPSFPIILETVRECLQDVYDVPSLLGLARRISARDISLAEVTTETASPFAQALLFGYVASFMYDSDSPLAERRAAALSLDTTLLSELLGRADLRELLDEQVIGQTERELQHLAPDRRARTAEELADLLRLLGPLTIEEVAARCDSDLNPRQWLDELRSAKRILEVPFAGGLWWVPIEDAARLRDGLGVPPPAGIPAAFLQPVGDPLGDVIGRYARTHGPFTADDVAVRFGIGVAVALETLRRLAADRRVVEGEFRPGHQGSEWCDTAVLSQLRRRSLAALRNEVEPVPQAALGRFLPAWQHVGSELTGADGVLTVLDQLAGVPAPASAWESLILASRVADYSPAMLDELTANGEVVWSGAGSLPGRDGWISLHPAETLPLSVQRDAEFEPNERQRNILDTLGGGGAFFFRQLSDAIGSLDDESLHSDLWDLVWAGYLSNDTFAPLRSLIGGGKPAHSVRRRTPRARSYRSGLGRAAVPSRTGPPSAAGRWSLLPEPEPDPTLRAHAMAEQLLDRHGIVLRGSVTSEGITGGFALAYKVLSGFEDSGRCRRGYFVEGLGAAQFAAASTIDRLRRYQSRDSRAVAALETVTLAATDPANPYGAALPWPVREAAESQHRPGRKAGALVVLCDGELTLYVERGGRTVLTFTEDEDSLKSAIESLAGTVKAGGVEKLVVEKADGEYIGGTRLAVMMEAAGFYPSPKGLRIRA